A genomic stretch from Leptotrichia sp. HSP-536 includes:
- a CDS encoding PadR family transcriptional regulator codes for MDKIILGILMLHRMTAYELRNVIRNNFKSMCSDSLGSIQAALKKLLMLEMVTFEELVEKGVNKKRYSITDIGQKTLIEWIRIPIDMSKTKNLDIGKLLFMGYISKNEQKNLIDKIIDSLEEEYTALKKLRESIHIEKERETLKNHLLIDTEYQERIKNLNKENDISENIKEISKFTLATLDYGIDITAFNIEWFKKLKKRV; via the coding sequence ATGGATAAAATAATTTTAGGAATTTTAATGTTACATAGAATGACGGCATACGAGCTTCGAAATGTAATAAGAAATAATTTTAAATCTATGTGTAGCGACAGTCTTGGGAGCATTCAGGCAGCTCTCAAAAAATTGCTTATGTTGGAAATGGTTACTTTTGAAGAACTTGTTGAAAAAGGAGTAAATAAAAAAAGATATTCAATAACTGATATTGGACAAAAAACATTAATAGAATGGATAAGGATTCCTATTGACATGTCAAAGACAAAAAACTTAGATATTGGAAAACTTCTTTTTATGGGATATATTTCAAAAAATGAACAAAAAAATCTGATTGACAAAATCATTGATTCTTTAGAGGAAGAATATACGGCGCTAAAAAAATTAAGAGAATCAATACATATCGAAAAAGAAAGGGAAACACTTAAAAACCACCTGCTTATAGATACAGAATATCAAGAAAGAATTAAAAATTTAAACAAAGAAAACGATATATCTGAAAACATTAAAGAAATCAGTAAATTTACATTGGCTACTTTAGATTATGGAATTGATATTACTGCTTTTAACATAGAATGGTTTAAAAAATTGAAGAAAAGAGTATAG